A single region of the Thermococcus zilligii AN1 genome encodes:
- a CDS encoding PP2C family protein-serine/threonine phosphatase, producing the protein MKKTPLFLVFLFLLQVEARELQVATSGGAGVYVNGFHTGGTPMSPNLPPGITVELESLPGKLTINSPPVNLTATVTGMDVSKNCTTPCSPSLPAGKWSKTHLLVTLALLALGGAGAYVYMRKGGKDMTGTENAVEVKAGRAFGVSHVGNRENNEDNLLVMELPDGYLLAVADGLGGHNAGEVASQMAVDTLREVFGMYRRGMGDEEVRELLRKAHELAHGRIKENAVGEKTGMGTTLVTAFVRNGKAIVANTGDSRAHLIRDGKIAARTKDHSLVQELLDRGEITGDEARRHPMRNIITKALGIDFGVDLYEWGLKKGDVLLLSSDGLHDYVDEGRIIEIASRGKNAEEIARRLIEEALPVTKDNVTVVVWK; encoded by the coding sequence ATGAAGAAAACTCCGCTGTTTCTGGTCTTTCTTTTCCTCCTCCAGGTGGAAGCCCGGGAGCTTCAGGTTGCAACCTCCGGGGGAGCCGGGGTTTACGTGAATGGGTTTCATACGGGGGGAACCCCTATGAGCCCCAACCTCCCACCCGGCATCACGGTTGAGCTTGAATCCCTCCCCGGAAAGCTCACCATCAACTCCCCGCCTGTGAACCTGACCGCCACTGTCACAGGAATGGACGTGAGTAAGAACTGCACCACCCCCTGCTCCCCTTCCTTGCCCGCGGGAAAATGGTCAAAGACCCACCTGCTGGTAACCCTTGCGCTTCTCGCACTGGGAGGCGCAGGCGCTTACGTTTATATGAGAAAAGGAGGTAAAGACATGACCGGAACCGAAAATGCCGTGGAGGTAAAAGCGGGTAGGGCCTTTGGGGTAAGTCACGTCGGCAACAGGGAGAACAACGAGGACAACCTCCTCGTCATGGAGCTCCCCGATGGCTACCTCCTTGCGGTTGCCGACGGCCTCGGCGGCCACAACGCGGGCGAAGTTGCCTCGCAAATGGCCGTTGATACACTCAGGGAAGTCTTTGGGATGTACAGAAGGGGGATGGGCGATGAAGAGGTCAGGGAGCTCCTCAGGAAGGCCCACGAGCTCGCCCACGGGAGGATAAAGGAGAACGCCGTCGGTGAGAAGACGGGCATGGGGACGACGCTGGTTACCGCCTTCGTGAGGAACGGAAAGGCCATAGTGGCCAACACCGGCGACAGCAGGGCCCACCTGATAAGGGACGGCAAAATCGCCGCCAGGACCAAGGACCACTCTCTCGTCCAGGAGCTCCTTGACAGGGGAGAGATAACTGGGGATGAAGCACGGAGGCACCCGATGAGGAACATCATAACGAAAGCCCTGGGCATTGACTTCGGTGTTGACCTCTACGAGTGGGGGCTCAAAAAAGGGGACGTTCTGCTGCTCAGCTCTGATGGGCTGCATGACTACGTGGATGAAGGCAGGATAATCGAGATAGCTTCGCGGGGTAAAAATGCGGAGGAAATCGCCAGGAGGCTCATCGAGGAGGCCCTCCCGGTCACGAAGGACAACGTGACGGTGGTGGTGTGGAAATGA